A window of the Fulvia fulva chromosome 11, complete sequence genome harbors these coding sequences:
- a CDS encoding Threonine--tRNA ligase, cytoplasmic, producing MLFRIQHHARVTFSRISRTLPPTNTFRIACATPSTAAARPFTFTSTMGKDKKAAANPGDARPLELNPPPDFFATRNALFDKRRAEYDEWVAKQPREDIEITLPNGNKVPGKSWETTPAQIAREMSKSLYERTVIARVDGDLWDLPRPLEKSCNLELLDFEHPEGKKVFWHSSAHILGEASERRFGCSLCIGPPVDDGFYYEMALPQMAAVSEADHKPLKQIVEKITKEKQKFERLTLTKEELLEMFSYNKYKQHIINDKIPDGTSTTVYRNGPLIDLCRGPHVEHTGRIKAFEIMKNSASYFLGDAKNDSLQRIYGVSFPDKKQLEEHKHMLEEAAKRDHRKIGQEQELFFFDQMSPGSAFWLPRGMVIFNALQSYIREEYWKREYQEVQSPNMYDSALWKQSGHWQHYKDDMFTFSVEKHEWALKPMNCPGHALIFGHGERSYRELPIRMAEFGVLHRNEASGALTGLTRVRRFVQDDTHIFCTEAQIGQEIEGLFDLMTAVYGLFGFTFKMKLSTRPEGHLGDVATWDRAEAQLTKALDEFKAKSGTQWELNPGDGAFYGPKIDITISDALRREFQCATIQLDFQLPQQFNLEYRSEEKAVASTKAEAQVNGDAKAAAEAPKAADGEKTEEKLVIRSAPDARPDPSAAPKSEASYRRELTPGCQRPVMIHRAIYGSFERFIAILIEHFGGKWPFWLSPRQILIVPVMPSANDYVLELQKLFRAQKMHVDIDITGNTMQKKIRTGQLQQYNFIFVVGAQEKENRAVNIRNRDDPETQKLGELIPVDKAIQLLCKLRDERLRDSSLSKLAE from the exons ATGCTGTTTCGCATACAACACCACGCGCGGGTGACTTTCTCACGGATCTCACGAACACTCCCGCCAACAAACACTTTCCGCATCGCGTGCGCAACACCCAGCACAGCAGCAGCACGGCCCTTCACTTTCACGAGCACGATGGGTAAAGACAAGAAAGCAGCAGCCAACCCCGGCGATGCTCGCCCCCTCGAGCTGAACCCACCACCCGACTTCTTCGCTACCAGAAACGCACTGTTCGACAAGCGACGCGCCGAGTACGACGAATGGGTAGCCAAGCAGCCACGAGAGGACATTGAGATCACCCTCCCCAATGGCAACAAGGTACCTGGCAAGAGTTGGGAGACTACTCCAGCGCAGATTGCACGTGAGATGAGCAAGAGCTTGTACGAGCGCACAGTCATCGCGAGGGTGGACGGGGATCTGTGGGACTTGCCGCGACCATTGGAGAAGAGCTGCAACCTGGAGCTGCTCGACTTCGAACACCCCGAAGGAAAGAAGGTCTTCTGGCATAGCAGTGCACACATCCTTGGCGAGGCATCAGAGCGGAGATTCGGCTGTTCGCTATGTATCGGTCCACCTGTCGACGATGGCTTCTACTACGAGATGGCATTGCCACAGATGGCTGCTGTTTCCGAGGCGGACCACAAGCCATTGAAGCAGATTGTTGAGAAGATCACCAAAGAGAAGCAAAAGTTCGAGCGACTCACTTTGACCAAGGAGGAGCTGCTGGAGATGTTCTCGTACAACAAGTACAAGCAGCACATCATCAACGACAAGATTCCAGACGGCACCTCCACTACTGTCTACCGTAATGGACCTCTCATCGATCTCTGCAGAGGACCTCACGTCGAGCACACTGGCCGGATCAAGGCATTCGAGATCATGAAGAACTCTGCCAGCTACTTCTTGGGCGACGCGAAGAACGACAGCTTGCAGCGAATATACGGTGTTTCCTTCCCCGACAAGAAGCAGCTCGAGGAGCACAAGCACATGCTCGAGGAGGCAGCGAAGCGTGATCACCGCAAGATTGGCCAGGAGCAGGAGCTGTTCTTCTTCGATCAGATGTCACCTGGATCCGCATTCTGGCTGCCACGCGGTATGGTCATCTTCAACGCTCTCCAATCATATATTCGCGAGGAGTACTGGAAGCGCGAGTACCAAGAGGTGCAGTCACCAAACATGTACGACTCCGCGTTGTGGAAGCAATCCGGTCACTGGCAACATTACAAGGATGACATGTTCACGTTCAGCGTCGAGAAGCACGAGTGGGCCCTCAAGCCCATGAACTGCCCAGGTCACGCCCTCATCTTCGGTCACGGCGAGCGAAGTTACAGGGAGTTGCCCATCCGTATGGCCGAGTTTGGTGTTCTTCACCGTAACGAGGCTTCCGGTGCATTGACTGGTCTTACCAGAGTGCGCCGTTTCGTGCAGGACGACACCCACATCTTCTGTACTGAAGCACAGATTGGTCAAGAGATTGAGGGCCTGTTCGACCTCATGACTGCCGTCTATGGCCTTTTCGGCTTCACCTTCAAGATGAAGCTGTCCACCCGACCAGAGGGACATCTTGGTGATGTCGCCACTTGGGACCGCGCAGAAGCACAACTCACCAAAGCGCTTGACGAGTTCAAGGCGAAGAGCGGTACCCAGTGGGAGCTGAACCCAGGTGATGGTGCTTTCTACGGACCAAAGATTGACATTACCATCAGCGACGCCCTGCGACGAGAATTCCAGTGTGCCACTATCCAGCTTGACTTCCAACTTCCACAACAGTTCAACCTCGAGTACCGGTCAGAAGAGAAGGCCGTGGCGTCCACCAAGGCTGAGGCGCAAGTCAACGGCGATGCAAAGGCCGCAGCTGAGGCACCCAAAGCCGCGGATGGCGAAAAGACTGAAGAGAAGCTCGTCATCCGATCGGCACCAGACGCCCGACCAGACCCATCAGCAGCACCAAAGAGCGAGGCCTCCTACCGCCGTGAGCTCACTCCTGGTTGCCAGCGCCCAGTCATGATTCACCGTGCCATCTACGGTTCATTCGAGCGTTTCATCGCTATCCTGATCGAGCACTTTGGCGGCAAGTGGCCGTTCTGGCTGTCACCTCGCCAGATCCTCATCGTCCCTGTCATGCCTTCTGCCAACGACTACGTGCTAGAGCTGCAGAAGCTCTTCCGTGCGCAGAAGATGCATGTTGACATTGACATTACTGGAAATACCATGCAGAAGAAAATCCGTACTGGTCAGCTGCAGCAGTACAACTTCATCTTTGTTGTTGGCGCTCAGGAGAAGGAGAATAGGGCGGTCAACATTCGTAACAG AGATGACCCCGAGACCCAAAAGCTGGGCGAGTTGATCCCAGTGGACAAGGCTATCCAGCTGCTTTGCAAGCTGCGCGACGAGCGACTCCGTGATAGTTCGTTGTCGAAGCTTGCAGAGTAA
- a CDS encoding Ecp51, with translation MPSILLTLASLAATITAQALSSSETFVLYPYITSGELTGPYPNSAIDRDQPLTGSSGRAGGTFTTDCFNRFTFTAYVGTHCTGDQCGYNRWELNASYPSAGEDGYTLASYLGGGPLDSFLIAPKSEVDAEGRRDVGWTGHVDECGVGFPTSGLKLEEGSEGIVHLTYENQEDGTDVFGTFFTCWVEGNVYGPKLFYRNSEGTTPEGCAELLLVPRCTDDERLADANVVSQCYQGGLPA, from the exons ATGCCTTCCATCCTCCTCACCCTCGCTTCCTTGGCTGCAACAATTACTGCGCAAGCTCTATCTTCATCAGAAACCTTCGTCCTCTACCCCTACATCACCTCCGGCGAGCTCACCGGCCCATACCCCAACTCCGCCATCGACCGCGACCAACCTCTTACCGGATCCAGTGGTCGCGCCGGCGGAACTTTCACAACCGACTGCTTCAACAGATTCA CTTTCACCGCCTACGTCGGAACCCACTGCACCGGAGACCAATGCGGCTACAACCGCTGGGAACTCAACGCTTCCTACCCTTCCGCTGGCGAGGATGGCTACACGCTGGCTAGCTACTTAGGCGGCGGACCACTGGACTCCTTCCTCATTGCCCCCAAGTCGGAGGTCGACGCCGAGGGTCGCCGCGATGTAGGCTGGACGGGCCATGTCGATGAGTGTGGTGTCGGTTTCCCGACGAGCGGACTCAAGCTGGAGGAAGGCAGTGAGGGGATTGTGCACCTGACATATGAGAATCAGGAAGATGGTACGGATGTGTTTGGGACGTTTTTTACGTGCTGGGTTGAGGGCAATGTTTATGGGCCGAAGCTGTTCTATAGGAATAGCGAGGGGACGACGCCGGAGGGGTGTGCGGAGTTGCTTTTGGTGCCGAGGTG TACTGATGATGAGAGGCTTGCTGATGCTAATGTCGTGAGTCAGTGCTACCAGGGTGGCTTGCCAGCTTGA
- a CDS encoding Cytochrome c oxidase subunit 6B-like protein new16, with amino-acid sequence MGWFSSSQSQPAPAVPEPSNDGGYIAPDRTARAQCWEGRDNFFKCLDKNNIIDSVREDEKARQVCMPELREFEKVCQGSWVTYFKKRRVMEHQRDQTIKKLNAEGAQQMNMGSK; translated from the exons ATGGGTTGGTTCTCATCATCACAATCGCAACCTGCTCCAGCAGTACCCGAGCCCTCGAACGACGGCGGCTACATTGCGCCAGATCGAACAGCGCGAGCTCAATGCTGGGAAGGGCGGGACAACTTCTTCAAATGCCTTGACAAGAACAACATCATCGATAGCGTAAGAGAAGACGAAAAGGCGAGGCAAGTGTGTATGCCGGAGTTGAGGGAGTTCGAGAAGGTTTGTCAAGGAAGCTGG GTCACATATTTCAAAAAGCGAAGAGTGATGGAACATCAGAGAGATCAGACTATCAAGAAGTTGAACGCGGAAGGAGCGCAGCAGATGAATATGGGCTCCAAGTGA